A section of the Candidatus Limnocylindrales bacterium genome encodes:
- the dtd gene encoding D-aminoacyl-tRNA deacylase: MKVVLQRVASASVSIDGKQTGAIGHGFCLLVGFTHGDTDAEVEWMADKIAGLRLFADEDGKMNLCLDDVGGSVLVVSQFTLYGDAGKGRRPSFADASRPEHAIPLYECFCDRLRSSGFEVATGEFGADMMVRIENDGPVTLVLTRENR; this comes from the coding sequence ATGAAAGTCGTCCTGCAGCGAGTCGCCAGCGCATCCGTTTCCATCGACGGAAAACAGACCGGTGCCATCGGGCACGGCTTCTGTCTGCTGGTCGGGTTCACGCACGGCGATACCGATGCGGAAGTCGAATGGATGGCCGACAAGATCGCCGGCCTGCGGCTGTTTGCCGACGAGGACGGCAAGATGAACCTCTGTCTCGACGACGTCGGCGGGAGCGTGCTCGTCGTGTCACAGTTCACGTTGTACGGGGATGCGGGAAAGGGTCGGCGCCCCTCGTTCGCGGACGCGTCGCGGCCCGAACACGCCATCCCGCTGTACGAATGCTTCTGTGATCGGCTTCGCTCCAGCGGCTTCGAGGTCGCAACCGGTGAATTCGGCGCCGACATGATGGTACGCATCGAAAACGACGGTCCCGTCACGCTCGTACTGACGCGCGAGAACCGCTGA
- a CDS encoding methylated-DNA--[protein]-cysteine S-methyltransferase, producing MPATGFTVFDTPIGACGVAWSARGIAGVQLPEARESATRTRMKKRFPQAEEGAPPRHVAGAIREIRALLSGKTADLSGIALDTADVSPFYLRVYEAARAIPAGRTRSYGEIATAIGSPSSARAVGQALGRNPFPIVVPCHRVMAAGGKTGGFTAEGGTKTKLRMLALEGCDTATNGASRAARPPKRTTSVRETVPSAAFDLRRAVRELRAADPVLARVIDIVGPCRLELKSAQSMFAALSEAIVYQQLTGKAAATIHGRVCALFPKSRRGLTPQLILGASDEALRGAGLSRAKVAALRDLASKVEARAIPTLAGVRAMTDDEIVECLTAVRGIGRWTAEMLLMFRLGRPDVLPVDDYGVRKGFAVTYRKRDLPSPKQLARHGEKWRPWRTVASWYMWRACELPGLADLAAGK from the coding sequence ATGCCAGCAACCGGTTTTACTGTTTTCGACACGCCGATCGGCGCGTGCGGCGTGGCATGGAGCGCACGCGGCATCGCCGGCGTGCAGCTTCCCGAGGCACGCGAGAGCGCGACGCGCACGCGAATGAAAAAGCGGTTCCCGCAGGCCGAAGAAGGCGCGCCACCGCGGCACGTGGCCGGGGCGATCCGGGAAATCCGCGCGCTTCTCAGCGGAAAGACGGCCGACCTGAGCGGCATCGCGCTCGATACCGCCGACGTTTCGCCGTTCTACCTGCGCGTCTACGAAGCCGCGCGAGCGATTCCGGCCGGACGCACGCGGTCGTACGGAGAGATCGCAACTGCGATCGGCTCGCCGAGCTCCGCACGTGCAGTCGGCCAGGCCCTCGGGCGCAACCCGTTTCCGATCGTCGTGCCGTGTCATCGCGTGATGGCTGCCGGCGGAAAGACCGGCGGCTTCACCGCCGAAGGCGGAACGAAGACAAAGCTGCGGATGCTCGCGCTCGAAGGCTGCGATACCGCAACGAACGGAGCGTCGCGCGCAGCACGTCCGCCAAAGCGCACGACATCGGTACGCGAAACCGTACCCTCCGCGGCTTTCGACCTGCGCCGTGCGGTTCGCGAGCTTCGCGCCGCCGATCCGGTGCTCGCGCGCGTGATCGATATCGTCGGACCGTGCCGGCTCGAGCTCAAGAGCGCCCAGAGCATGTTCGCCGCGCTTTCCGAGGCAATCGTCTACCAGCAGCTCACCGGCAAGGCGGCCGCGACGATTCACGGACGGGTCTGCGCGCTGTTTCCGAAGTCGCGGCGCGGCCTGACACCGCAGCTGATTCTCGGCGCCAGCGATGAAGCGCTTCGCGGCGCCGGCCTGTCGCGCGCAAAAGTCGCTGCGCTTCGCGACCTCGCGAGCAAGGTCGAAGCGCGCGCGATACCCACGCTCGCAGGCGTGCGCGCAATGACCGACGACGAGATCGTCGAATGCCTCACCGCCGTACGCGGCATAGGGCGCTGGACCGCCGAGATGCTGCTGATGTTTCGCCTCGGCCGTCCGGACGTCCTTCCGGTGGACGACTACGGAGTTCGCAAGGGCTTCGCCGTTACGTATCGCAAGCGCGATCTGCCGTCACCGAAACAGCTCGCGCGCCACGGCGAGAAATGGCGGCCGTGGCGCACCGTCGCGAGCTGGTACATGTGGCGCGCGTGCGAGCTTCCCGGGCTCGCCGACCTGGCCGCCGGCAAATGA
- a CDS encoding nitroreductase: MSIDVLDAIRHRRSTRAFLDRPVTEEDLRAILETARWAPSGGNCQPWHVYALSGASMGRFRAEVAAAIETNPFGEPTEFPMYPPAIKEPYRTRRFECGEALYRSLEIPREDKAARLGQLAKNFEFFGAPAALFFALDRQMGPGQWAHLGMLMQTIALAAEAQELATCMQESWMMRHGLIRRFFAIPDELQFYCGMAVGYADQSAPINSWRTERVPVEEFATFFS, from the coding sequence ATGAGCATCGACGTACTGGACGCCATCCGGCATCGCCGCTCGACGCGCGCGTTTCTCGACCGGCCCGTTACCGAAGAAGACCTGCGGGCAATCCTGGAGACGGCGCGCTGGGCGCCGTCGGGCGGCAACTGCCAGCCGTGGCACGTCTACGCACTGAGCGGTGCATCGATGGGGCGCTTCCGCGCGGAGGTCGCCGCCGCGATCGAGACCAATCCGTTCGGCGAACCGACCGAGTTCCCGATGTATCCGCCCGCAATCAAGGAGCCGTACCGCACGCGCCGCTTCGAATGCGGCGAGGCGCTCTACCGCAGTCTCGAGATTCCGCGCGAAGACAAGGCGGCCCGGCTCGGGCAGCTCGCGAAGAATTTCGAGTTCTTCGGAGCACCGGCCGCGCTGTTCTTCGCGCTCGACCGGCAGATGGGCCCGGGGCAATGGGCACACCTCGGGATGCTGATGCAGACGATCGCACTCGCGGCCGAGGCGCAGGAGCTTGCCACGTGCATGCAGGAATCGTGGATGATGCGCCACGGCCTCATCCGGCGCTTCTTCGCGATCCCCGACGAGCTGCAGTTCTACTGCGGCATGGCCGTCGGGTACGCGGACCAGAGCGCGCCGATCAATTCATGGCGCACCGAGCGGGTGCCGGTCGAGGAGTTCGCAACGTTCTTCAGCTGA
- a CDS encoding ankyrin repeat domain-containing protein, giving the protein MQPILRSLAAAFFVSAVVFRCAPASAEEKPGPADDAANAAAAAPPADAAQPKPSTSIFPKAGAPDPRPFTLTDRYFDAARRGDMAAVRLCLDKGVDPKVKDQVGRSALAYAVRDGRSLEIVELLAGLGLPVDEPDAAGRSPLDDAAGNGDTAITAWLLKHGAKLDRKDMQGRTPLQTAVLAGSRQLVVMMLEAGADPNQHDNFGDTPLIQACNKGIDEIAKVLVEKGADVTAKDQEGRTAAQRAEETAPYCRSLTAAKPAS; this is encoded by the coding sequence ATGCAACCGATCCTTCGCAGCCTTGCCGCCGCATTCTTCGTTTCGGCAGTCGTATTTCGATGCGCCCCGGCATCTGCAGAAGAAAAGCCGGGCCCGGCCGACGATGCGGCTAACGCTGCGGCAGCTGCGCCGCCCGCGGACGCCGCGCAACCGAAACCTTCCACATCGATCTTTCCGAAAGCGGGCGCTCCCGACCCTCGCCCGTTCACGCTGACCGACCGCTATTTCGACGCCGCCCGCCGCGGCGACATGGCGGCCGTGCGCCTGTGCCTCGACAAGGGAGTCGATCCGAAGGTCAAGGACCAGGTCGGACGATCGGCGCTGGCGTATGCCGTGCGCGACGGGCGCAGCCTCGAGATCGTGGAGCTGCTTGCCGGGCTCGGCCTTCCCGTCGACGAGCCGGACGCCGCCGGTCGCTCGCCGCTCGACGATGCCGCAGGCAACGGAGACACGGCCATCACCGCATGGCTGCTCAAGCATGGAGCGAAGCTCGACCGCAAGGACATGCAGGGCCGCACGCCGCTGCAGACTGCGGTGCTTGCAGGAAGCCGTCAGCTCGTCGTGATGATGCTCGAGGCCGGCGCCGATCCGAATCAGCACGACAACTTCGGCGACACGCCGCTCATCCAGGCCTGCAACAAAGGCATCGACGAGATCGCGAAGGTGCTCGTCGAGAAAGGCGCCGACGTTACGGCGAAGGATCAGGAAGGTCGCACGGCAGCGCAGCGTGCGGAAGAAACGGCTCCGTATTGCCGCAGCCTGACAGCCGCGAAGCCCGCGAGCTGA
- a CDS encoding pectin acetylesterase-family hydrolase, protein MKQKRTWQAAKLAVLTAALLPASTAFAQLDLIVDLVVDGGNTYAWQKVALPGTVCGDGSQYKFWYYDSPSSNNMVILFEGGGACWDYNTCSGRAGSLGASNPNGLPDTYMSGMEPKYVSPIINGADPGLPFRSKDYIATNGWDMVYMPYCTGDVHTGNATKTYTDPTGVNPPLTWHHNGFNNTLAAANFLHGRFPTINKLLVTGFSAGGVGTATEFHTMRRTLNPARGYSLNDSGPLFPAPNSSYKSWLLHKKIESSWNLASVYSQMPTSFNPADFGTATRALATQYPSDYHAYTGYSSDYNFSRFSYELFYPGITQAQILANWRADQANLITQMNLYTNFSYHIPWHRPLNDSHCTTIVTYIGSHACPTVRKKYWYEYAITLDPWQSWICPSGNKPFDVFFDNWINSGTRSRIKEPENYYNNEDPGMGIVNDLVSAAL, encoded by the coding sequence ATGAAACAAAAACGGACCTGGCAAGCGGCCAAGCTTGCCGTTCTCACCGCGGCGCTGCTGCCGGCAAGCACCGCTTTCGCCCAACTCGATCTGATCGTCGATCTCGTGGTCGACGGCGGCAACACCTACGCGTGGCAGAAGGTAGCTCTTCCCGGAACGGTCTGCGGTGACGGCTCGCAGTACAAGTTCTGGTACTACGACTCCCCCTCATCCAACAACATGGTCATCCTCTTCGAGGGCGGCGGCGCGTGCTGGGACTACAACACCTGCAGCGGTCGCGCGGGCTCGCTCGGCGCATCCAACCCGAACGGCCTTCCCGACACGTACATGTCGGGCATGGAACCGAAGTACGTCTCGCCGATCATCAACGGCGCCGATCCGGGCCTGCCGTTCCGTTCGAAGGATTACATCGCGACCAACGGCTGGGACATGGTCTACATGCCGTACTGCACGGGCGACGTGCATACCGGCAATGCCACCAAGACGTACACCGATCCGACCGGCGTGAATCCTCCGCTCACGTGGCATCACAACGGCTTCAACAACACGCTGGCCGCCGCGAACTTCCTGCACGGGCGTTTCCCGACGATCAACAAGCTGCTCGTGACCGGCTTCAGCGCCGGCGGCGTGGGCACGGCGACCGAGTTCCACACGATGCGCCGTACGCTCAATCCTGCGCGCGGCTACTCGCTCAACGATTCGGGCCCGCTCTTCCCGGCGCCGAACTCGAGCTACAAGTCGTGGCTGCTGCACAAGAAGATCGAGTCGTCGTGGAATCTCGCTTCGGTGTACTCGCAGATGCCGACGAGCTTCAACCCGGCTGACTTCGGTACGGCGACCAGGGCTCTGGCGACGCAGTATCCGTCGGACTACCACGCGTATACGGGCTACTCGAGCGACTACAATTTCTCGCGCTTCTCGTACGAGCTGTTCTACCCCGGCATCACGCAGGCGCAGATCCTGGCGAACTGGCGCGCCGATCAGGCCAACCTGATCACGCAGATGAACCTGTACACCAACTTCAGCTACCACATTCCGTGGCACCGGCCGCTGAACGACAGTCACTGCACGACGATCGTGACGTACATCGGCAGCCACGCGTGTCCGACGGTACGCAAGAAGTACTGGTACGAGTACGCGATCACGCTCGATCCGTGGCAGAGCTGGATCTGCCCGTCCGGCAACAAGCCGTTCGACGTGTTCTTCGACAACTGGATCAACAGCGGCACGCGCAGCCGGATCAAGGAGCCGGAGAACTACTACAACAACGAAGACCCCGGCATGGGGATCGTCAACGACCTCGTCTCCGCCGCGCTCTAA
- a CDS encoding TetR/AcrR family transcriptional regulator → MSKVHNKEMPPATAPADDASPSTEVPPASAARRPRGRPRQVPLEEQRETILSTATRLFATDGFDGVTSERIAEASGVGRPTVYQLFGSKNDVFIAAIDRAFARILTHVRRSFGTTVNLRGRKQAVANITAYFEIVTQEPDTFTMLLLADRSGDAPTREAAKVIRRRMQDAVAAYMRATWEGFQDLTERDAQLAATLIASAVETSAVYHLERPDRTTPEIVQFVADFVWAGIYDLAVGHDIPMGRKGTARKPV, encoded by the coding sequence ATGTCGAAAGTTCACAACAAAGAGATGCCGCCGGCGACAGCGCCTGCGGACGATGCGAGCCCATCCACCGAGGTCCCGCCTGCTTCGGCTGCGCGCCGCCCGCGCGGCCGGCCTCGCCAGGTCCCGCTCGAAGAACAGCGCGAGACGATTCTTTCGACCGCCACACGCCTGTTCGCAACCGACGGCTTCGACGGCGTGACCAGCGAGCGGATCGCGGAAGCGTCGGGGGTCGGCCGGCCCACGGTCTATCAGCTGTTCGGCTCGAAGAACGACGTCTTCATTGCGGCGATCGACCGGGCGTTCGCGCGCATCCTCACGCATGTCCGCCGCAGCTTCGGCACGACCGTCAACCTTCGCGGTCGCAAGCAGGCCGTCGCGAACATCACTGCGTATTTCGAAATCGTCACGCAGGAACCCGACACGTTCACGATGCTGCTGCTGGCCGACCGCAGCGGTGATGCGCCGACTCGCGAAGCGGCCAAGGTGATCCGGCGCCGCATGCAGGACGCCGTCGCGGCGTACATGCGCGCTACGTGGGAGGGTTTCCAGGACCTGACCGAGCGCGATGCGCAGCTGGCCGCAACGCTGATCGCGTCAGCCGTCGAAACGTCGGCCGTCTATCATCTCGAAAGACCCGACCGGACGACGCCGGAGATCGTGCAGTTCGTTGCCGACTTCGTATGGGCCGGCATCTACGATCTTGCGGTCGGCCACGACATCCCGATGGGCCGCAAGGGCACTGCGCGCAAGCCCGTCTGA
- a CDS encoding YbhB/YbcL family Raf kinase inhibitor-like protein, with amino-acid sequence MKIESTAFAPGGEIPVKYTCKGDDVSPPLSWSGVPANARSLVLIVDDPDAPDPAAPKRTWVHWVVHGLAPASTGLPEAAGSSPPPAPAKAGLNDWSRPTYSGPCPPIGRHRYFFKLYALDIELPAMESATKPALESAMQGHTIAHAELIGTFQK; translated from the coding sequence ATGAAGATTGAATCCACCGCATTTGCGCCCGGCGGCGAGATCCCGGTCAAGTACACGTGCAAAGGCGACGACGTGTCGCCTCCTCTTTCCTGGTCGGGAGTGCCGGCCAATGCCAGGAGCCTCGTACTGATCGTCGACGATCCGGACGCACCGGATCCGGCGGCGCCAAAACGAACGTGGGTGCACTGGGTCGTTCATGGACTTGCTCCGGCATCGACGGGTCTGCCGGAAGCCGCGGGCAGCTCGCCGCCTCCTGCGCCCGCAAAGGCCGGCCTCAACGACTGGTCGCGCCCGACGTACAGCGGTCCGTGTCCTCCGATCGGACGCCATCGATACTTCTTCAAGCTGTACGCGCTCGACATCGAGCTTCCCGCGATGGAAAGCGCGACCAAGCCGGCACTCGAGAGCGCGATGCAGGGACATACGATCGCGCACGCCGAGCTGATCGGAACATTTCAGAAATAG
- a CDS encoding L,D-transpeptidase family protein — MKSIAQMGLWCFVALAAARGALAAASPQEPVIERLLGDMQQDGRIVVAGETVSRSATLFELYRRREFEPLWTARANVADLVDAIHDGEAQGLDARDYHYDAIAGRARGSGNAAFDAAARDVLMTDALVRLAHDVRYGVAPPSPPSPDMLPASLADGDDLAAELQEAIDRQQVREFVAALEPHSSTYERLKQALATYREIRAAGGWRTVAAGPPLQPGQRDPRVAALRERLAVTGDLHRSWMRKPGDVFDDELRDGLRAFQLRHGLAADGALGTRTLAALNVPVDARIDQIRASLERGRWFLHDLPERYVMVNVAAFRVAFVENDRVIWRSRVIVGDRDKETPMFRADMQSVVLNPTWSVPDSIVRNELLPGLRKDPRYLARRHIVRTGDDYVQAAGKDNALGRIKMLFPNPYSVYMHDTPTKSLFDRATRTFSHGCVRVENPVELAALALDDPAWSVAALNRAIARGQTRWITLRNPVPVLVMYSSVGVGRDGIVEFLPDIYDRDQEILRVLGHNSRESRDSRTSGQRAPASI, encoded by the coding sequence ATGAAGTCGATTGCGCAGATGGGTCTCTGGTGTTTCGTTGCTCTCGCCGCTGCCCGCGGTGCCCTCGCTGCGGCGTCCCCGCAGGAGCCGGTCATCGAACGCCTGCTCGGCGACATGCAGCAGGACGGCCGCATCGTCGTAGCCGGCGAAACCGTCTCGCGGTCGGCGACGCTTTTCGAGCTGTACCGGCGCCGCGAGTTCGAGCCGCTGTGGACGGCCCGCGCAAACGTGGCCGACCTCGTCGACGCGATCCACGACGGCGAAGCGCAGGGCCTCGATGCGCGCGATTACCACTACGACGCGATTGCCGGCCGCGCTCGCGGGAGCGGCAATGCCGCGTTCGATGCGGCAGCGCGCGATGTGCTGATGACCGACGCGCTGGTTCGCCTCGCGCACGACGTGCGCTACGGCGTTGCGCCCCCGAGTCCGCCGAGTCCCGACATGCTTCCGGCCAGTCTCGCCGATGGTGACGATCTGGCTGCCGAGCTCCAGGAGGCAATCGACCGCCAACAGGTGCGCGAATTTGTCGCAGCGCTCGAGCCGCACAGCTCGACGTACGAAAGGCTCAAACAGGCCCTCGCAACCTATCGCGAGATCCGCGCCGCCGGCGGATGGCGCACGGTTGCGGCCGGACCTCCGCTGCAGCCGGGGCAGCGTGATCCGCGCGTTGCGGCGCTGCGTGAGCGTCTCGCGGTCACTGGAGATCTTCACCGCTCATGGATGCGAAAGCCGGGCGACGTTTTCGACGACGAGCTTCGCGACGGATTGCGCGCGTTTCAGTTGCGCCACGGTCTTGCGGCCGACGGTGCGCTCGGCACGCGCACGCTTGCTGCGCTCAACGTGCCGGTGGACGCGCGCATCGACCAGATCCGCGCGAGCCTCGAACGCGGCCGCTGGTTCCTTCACGACCTTCCGGAGCGTTACGTGATGGTCAACGTTGCGGCGTTCCGGGTGGCGTTCGTCGAGAACGACCGCGTGATCTGGCGTTCGCGCGTGATCGTCGGCGATCGCGACAAGGAAACGCCGATGTTCCGCGCCGACATGCAGTCGGTCGTGCTCAACCCGACCTGGTCGGTGCCCGATTCGATCGTCCGCAACGAGCTGCTTCCAGGCCTGCGCAAAGATCCGCGCTATCTTGCCCGAAGGCACATCGTGCGCACCGGAGACGATTACGTGCAGGCGGCGGGCAAGGACAACGCGCTCGGGCGCATCAAGATGCTGTTTCCGAATCCGTACTCCGTCTACATGCACGATACGCCGACGAAATCGCTGTTCGACCGCGCGACGCGAACGTTCAGCCACGGCTGCGTGCGCGTGGAGAATCCGGTCGAGCTCGCAGCGCTCGCCCTCGACGATCCGGCGTGGAGCGTCGCCGCGCTCAATCGCGCGATTGCGCGCGGACAGACGAGGTGGATCACGCTGCGAAATCCGGTTCCGGTCCTTGTGATGTATTCGTCGGTCGGCGTCGGCCGCGACGGAATCGTCGAGTTCCTGCCGGACATTTACGATCGCGACCAGGAGATCCTGCGCGTGCTCGGCCACAATTCACGGGAATCACGGGATTCGCGGACATCCGGGCAGCGCGCGCCAGCATCGATCTGA
- a CDS encoding neutral zinc metallopeptidase has product MDWRRSRQSENVVTGGAARLGGGVGLGGVAIVVLVGLVMGRSPLEILGQLVNMNGGGQYESGEDVRPTTPEQGEQVQFVRAILGSTEDTWEEVFSAAGKSYPAPRLVLFGGAVESACGRASAAVGPFYCPNDAQVYLDLQFFRDMEQRFHAAGDLARAYVIAHEVGHHLQNVLGGMSAVDRARQRGASMEGAEGLSVRLELQADCFAGVWANRSEERLHWLEPGDVESALAAATAIGDDALQRQAQGYVVPDSFTHGTSQQRVRWFKAGLKSGDIANCDTFKADQL; this is encoded by the coding sequence ATGGACTGGCGGCGATCAAGACAGAGCGAGAATGTCGTTACCGGCGGCGCTGCGCGCCTCGGCGGCGGCGTGGGACTTGGCGGAGTGGCGATCGTCGTGCTGGTCGGGCTCGTGATGGGCCGGAGCCCTCTCGAGATCCTCGGCCAGCTCGTGAACATGAACGGCGGCGGCCAGTACGAGAGCGGCGAGGACGTTCGTCCGACGACGCCCGAGCAGGGCGAGCAGGTGCAGTTCGTGCGTGCGATCCTCGGAAGCACCGAGGACACGTGGGAAGAGGTTTTCTCCGCCGCGGGAAAATCCTATCCGGCGCCGCGCCTGGTGCTGTTCGGAGGCGCGGTCGAATCCGCGTGCGGCCGGGCGTCTGCCGCGGTCGGGCCTTTCTATTGCCCCAACGACGCTCAGGTTTATCTGGACCTCCAGTTTTTCCGCGACATGGAGCAGCGCTTTCATGCGGCCGGCGACCTCGCGCGAGCGTACGTGATCGCGCATGAGGTCGGGCATCATCTGCAGAACGTGCTCGGCGGAATGAGCGCGGTCGACAGGGCCCGGCAGCGCGGCGCCAGCATGGAAGGCGCCGAGGGACTGTCGGTGCGCCTCGAGCTCCAGGCCGACTGCTTTGCGGGCGTATGGGCCAACCGCAGCGAGGAGCGCCTGCACTGGCTCGAGCCCGGTGATGTCGAAAGCGCACTCGCCGCCGCCACTGCGATCGGCGACGATGCGCTGCAGCGGCAGGCGCAGGGCTACGTGGTCCCCGACTCGTTCACGCACGGAACCTCGCAGCAGCGAGTGAGATGGTTCAAGGCCGGCCTCAAGAGTGGCGACATTGCGAACTGCGATACGTTCAAGGCCGACCAGCTCTGA
- a CDS encoding selenium-binding protein SBP56-related protein, which translates to MAHRHLAFRLGLFLLIAIARPSAADETCMSPYMPKITGQEDYVYVWTLGVDGLGDGSDKLVTVGANPASPDFGKVVSSTSVGGRHEAHHGGFTDDRRELWLAGIDDGSIFVFDVATDPAKPKLTKTITTFEKDSGLAGPHGFYALPGLMLVPGLSNAKDRDGRTGLAEYGNDGKFVRTTWMPAGAEYGYDARVQPRLNRMLSSSFTGWKNYMRPLGDLMKDAEAMKNFGNTMVVWDFHARKPLQTLSVPGAPLEIRWALQPRHDYAFTASALSAKLWLIEAGKDGKFTATAVADIGDPSKIPLPVDISLSADDKYLFVATFMDGKVRVFDVSDPHHPHVAHEQVIGKQVNMISESWDGERVYFTSSLLANWDKSGADNEQFLKAYHWDGKELKPLFAVDFNAEKLGRPHHMHFGQNGFYAGTVTPKPAS; encoded by the coding sequence ATGGCGCATCGTCATCTCGCATTCCGGCTCGGCCTTTTTCTGCTTATCGCAATCGCCCGCCCCTCGGCCGCGGACGAGACCTGCATGTCGCCGTACATGCCGAAGATCACCGGCCAGGAGGATTACGTCTACGTCTGGACGCTCGGCGTCGATGGTCTTGGTGACGGTTCCGACAAGCTCGTGACCGTCGGGGCCAATCCGGCGTCGCCGGATTTCGGCAAGGTCGTATCGTCGACTTCGGTCGGCGGGCGTCACGAAGCGCATCACGGCGGCTTCACCGACGACCGCCGCGAGCTGTGGCTGGCCGGCATCGACGACGGCTCCATCTTCGTCTTCGATGTCGCTACCGATCCGGCCAAACCGAAGCTCACGAAGACGATCACGACGTTCGAGAAAGACAGCGGTCTCGCCGGGCCGCACGGCTTCTATGCGCTTCCCGGCCTCATGCTCGTGCCGGGCCTTTCCAATGCGAAGGATCGCGACGGGCGTACCGGGCTTGCCGAGTACGGCAACGACGGCAAATTCGTGCGCACCACATGGATGCCGGCCGGCGCCGAGTACGGCTACGACGCGCGCGTGCAGCCGCGCCTGAACCGCATGCTCAGCTCCTCGTTCACCGGATGGAAGAACTACATGCGTCCGCTCGGCGACCTGATGAAGGATGCCGAAGCGATGAAGAACTTCGGAAACACGATGGTCGTCTGGGACTTTCACGCGCGAAAACCGCTGCAGACGCTGTCGGTGCCGGGCGCGCCGCTGGAAATCCGCTGGGCGCTTCAGCCGCGTCACGATTATGCATTCACGGCATCGGCGCTGAGCGCCAAGCTCTGGCTCATCGAAGCCGGCAAGGACGGCAAGTTCACGGCGACTGCGGTCGCCGACATCGGCGATCCGTCGAAGATTCCGCTGCCGGTCGACATCAGCCTGTCTGCCGATGACAAGTATCTGTTCGTCGCGACGTTCATGGACGGAAAGGTACGCGTCTTCGACGTCAGCGACCCGCATCATCCGCACGTCGCGCACGAGCAGGTGATCGGCAAACAGGTCAACATGATCTCGGAAAGCTGGGACGGCGAGCGCGTGTACTTCACGTCGTCGCTGCTCGCCAACTGGGACAAGTCCGGCGCCGACAACGAGCAGTTCCTCAAGGCCTACCACTGGGACGGCAAGGAGCTGAAGCCGCTGTTCGCGGTCGATTTCAACGCGGAAAAACTCGGCCGGCCGCATCACATGCACTTCGGCCAGAACGGCTTCTACGCGGGAACGGTCACTCCGAAGCCGGCTTCGTGA
- a CDS encoding SCO family protein produces the protein MKRTAIAAALAVVLRGATGLAAAANVAGSAEAGDPAPYTFSIGPFVPSYAPPAAGTYELPPIGAVGDHPLIDASGAKTTLAAVVGGRMAVVSFIYGTCSEKTGCPLATAVLHRLDERIAANPDMAQRVALVSISFDPAHDADRLAAMQRMRAPGSTWAFVTAPDEAALGKLLADFGQSITMLRTADGRATGKFRHVLKVYLLDRAQNVRNIYSVGFLHPDLVWNDLETLRMEQASRASAGAASRQKSR, from the coding sequence GTGAAGCGCACAGCCATCGCCGCTGCTCTCGCCGTCGTGCTCCGGGGCGCGACCGGCCTGGCGGCCGCAGCGAACGTGGCCGGCAGCGCAGAGGCCGGCGATCCCGCGCCGTACACGTTCTCGATCGGACCGTTCGTTCCGTCGTACGCGCCGCCGGCGGCCGGAACGTACGAGCTTCCGCCGATCGGTGCGGTCGGCGACCATCCGCTGATCGATGCGTCGGGCGCGAAGACGACGCTCGCTGCCGTCGTCGGCGGGCGCATGGCCGTCGTCTCGTTCATCTACGGCACGTGCAGCGAGAAAACCGGTTGCCCGCTCGCCACGGCAGTCCTCCACCGCCTCGATGAGCGCATTGCCGCGAACCCCGACATGGCGCAGCGCGTGGCACTGGTTTCAATCAGCTTCGATCCTGCGCATGACGCCGACCGCCTCGCTGCGATGCAGCGCATGCGCGCCCCCGGCTCGACGTGGGCATTCGTCACGGCGCCCGACGAAGCTGCGCTCGGGAAACTTCTCGCGGATTTCGGTCAGTCGATCACGATGCTTCGCACCGCGGACGGGCGCGCGACCGGCAAGTTCCGCCATGTGCTCAAAGTGTATCTGCTCGACCGCGCGCAGAACGTGCGCAACATCTACAGCGTCGGCTTCCTGCATCCCGATCTGGTCTGGAACGATCTGGAGACGCTGCGCATGGAACAGGCGTCGAGAGCTTCAGCCGGCGCGGCAAGCCGGCAGAAATCACGGTAA